A segment of the Gossypium hirsutum isolate 1008001.06 chromosome D10, Gossypium_hirsutum_v2.1, whole genome shotgun sequence genome:
aattttataatttagggttttttacttcaaaatatataaaataaataccagAATAGGATAACAATATTAATATTCATGAATCTATACAATTCTATAGTAAATAACTAGTGCCGCCTGACCAATCGGCGACACCCCTTTcctcttaaaaaaatattttttgggtgCAACCTGACCAATCGATGATACTCGTATTTCAAACCCAAAATACAtgctttttttatatttataaacataaaaatgaaaaaaattatttattggtGTTGCCGACGTATCAGACAACaccttattatttttaataaaatatattttttaaaattaaaaaaaactgatATAATAATTTTCAGCTATTGAAACCCAAGACCGTGACCGACGGGTCACATCCGCAACAGGATGTCAGGCCGGTGCCATCGGGCACGGGCCCAAGTTCCAATACTCAAAAATTGTTATAACAATtttttcaacttaaaaaaattaatataaatattattttttattattataaaagggGGTTGGTTTGGTCCCCCAACCTCCACACCAATTTTTTCACCTGTTGAAGGTCCCCCTCCCTCACCACCGAAGGTAAGTTCTAAGTTTtcccttcttttgtttttttagtgtaattaattattttaatagtagtttaataattttaaagtatGTTATTTCGTTAAGAAGTTAGTACTTATTATTcctgaaaatcaaaataaaaatatgttttaattttttagtataaTTAGTAGATGCTTGTACTAATTAATTtgtatctttgatttttttttatatatattataaacacTTGAATGGTCCCTCCTTCCTTCTCCACAGTCAAAATCTCCCAAAACAAACcaggtatttatttatttattgctattattataattattattaatagtttagaaTTGTGttaaaagtttgaattttttcAGGTATTCAAGGCTTTGTTTTCAGCTTTATAAGTATACTAGCCTTTGGACTATATCCATTGAACTATATGTAGTTATtctatatttcacatttttattggTTGATATTATTTTCTAAGGTAAATTGAgataaaattaatagtttaagtattagTACTAAGcgtgatttttatattatttatttgttaagttgaatattaaaattttatttgtttttgcatatatgtatataagttcTTTAATTACCGCAGAAGATCACGTAGTTAGGATGGTCCATTTATCGGTAAGAGAATGTTCTAATGTTGTATGTATTTTTTTGGCATAGTTGCACGTAATTTGTTATTTAACTGTGAGATATTAACCaattttttaatatgattagGGTCCGTACCGCGTGACCATGGTCCGAGCTACCAGCCAGACGCATGGATTATGCCCTACTTAAATGTCGCGAGATTTGGATCAGTAGCATTAATCCGTGTGCTCAAGCTGAGGGGGCGACTTAATATCGACACTAGTTAAGTGGTGGTGCCCAGAGACGCACACCTTTTATTTACAGTATGGGGAATGTACCATCACACTAAAGGATGTCGCAATGCAAGTAGGGCTCCCCGTGGACGATGATGTGGTAATTGGTTCAAGCGGCATAGCAAATCTTGCGGCACTCTACTATGACTTGCTTGGACGCTCTCCCAGTGATGGTACCGATAAATTTACGGGTTTAAAATTTTCGTGACTGAAGGCAAATTTTGAAACATTATCAGATTATGCAACTGAGATGGAGAAGATACAGGCTGCTTGAGCCTATATACTACAACTTATAGGGGTACTTATGTAGGATTCCAATAATAATAAAGTCTACTTGATGTATCTGTCTTTACTTAGTGATTTGCAAGGTGCTCATTCCTACAGCTGGGGTTCGGCAATACTAGCGACGCTATATCGTGAGCTTTGTCGGGGGACAAAACACAAAACTGTCGATATAGGTGGCTGCTTGATACTGCTACAATCTTGGGTGCTATACATGATGCCATTTCTGGTATCAGTGGGTCACCAAGTACATGTGTTCCCACTTATGAATAGGtaaaaaaattttttaatttggatcaagatttttttcatgaaaatattttctaacgagtttggtttatatttttagatGGTATACTTGTCTGAACATCGAAAAGTCGAAAGCACTCATTGTATACCGACAGATGATCGAGGCATACATCAAGGATAGggtaatttattttcaaataattaaattatattaatgttatgtaattagtttatttattaaattacactgtaattattattttaatcatgtGTTTAATTGTGTAGTTCGTGTGGATGTCGTATATCACGCCGGATGTTGCTTTCGTCATTCCTCCGCCGACTAGAGCATATGCAATCTTGTGGTGTATTAATGCTCCCATTATCAATATTCAAATGGTGGAGTGGTATGCCAGGGATCAGGTGCTTCGTCAATTCGGGTGTCGTCAACATATTCTTGACGTTCCTATACAATTGGGAAAATATGTCCACAAAATTTACAAGAAAGGGAAACATGCAAAGAATTGGGCATTAGAGCATCAACCATATATTGTGTTGTGGAACGCCCGGTTGGAGAGAAGGCCTTATTTGGAATCATGTTTTTCCTAATTTCACTCCATCGAGGGGCTACCAGTAGTGGCATGTGTGGAATGGGTTGCCCTAGTTATATGGTGGTCGATTGATGTTAGTCCCTCCACATATGGAATGACGAGGTCTCCTACAAAGCTGTCCTGACGGCCTATCGCGGATGTGACTTGTTGGTCACGGGCCCGGGTTCCAATACCTGAAAATTATTAGATCTATTTTTCAgcttaaaagaaattatattttattaaaaataatagggTATCGCGTGACAGGTTGGCGGcactaataaaaaatattttttttcctttttatgctTATACATGTAAAAAAAAACACGTATTTTGAGTTTGAAATACAAGTGCCATCGATTGGTTAGGCTGcacccaaaaaaaataaattattttaaagaggAAAGGGGTGCCGCCGATTGGTCAGGCAACACCAGTTATTTACTGCAAAGTTTGCCTAGATTCGAGAATATTAGTGTCATTATCCCATtctggtatttatttattttatattattgaagtaaaaaattttataatttatcatcTGTTTATTTAAAATGTAACTCGATTGATTCCTAActaaattaacatattattataataatgaaAAGGACAtggattcaaaaaatatatacttattaaaaagaaatatgaataaaaataagcTACGGAAAATGTTAATAAGGGCGGTTCATGGTtgattaatatgatatttaaatgaAGTATGATtgataaaaaagatttaaaatgaaaaaagtaaTTCAATGAGTCTTTGTAAATGCCGATTCACGTCACTAATATTATGATGGTTGAAATTAGGTATAAATTTGGAGTGGGGAATCTGGGTTGTTTATAGTATTGAGGATTAATTAATATTGCAGTTGGTATACCACCAAATAGGTAACAAATTATTTGATTTGTCTCTTGAAGTCGGTGGGCTTCAGGATGTCTTCTTGCAAagtaatgaaatatatatataatcttagaAAGCAGTTCATTCACTCCAGAAATTACATGCAGTGATTCatctaatgaaattgaaaaatatagcagtgaaaataactaaataaaacaatAGCAGTGCTGGATCTAACATTAATTCAAAGTGAAACTAGTACTTAAAGGAAATAgagaagcaaaaataaaaataccatgTATATATTGAAACACTGCGAGCAGTGAGTGAGGGATAAgactctaaaccctaaattcgaaaagaaagaaaaagaatcaagAGAAGAAGAGGGTCGAGCTGGATTCATCGCTTGGTTTGTCTTGCTTGGGCTTTTTCTTTTGCTTCTTGTAAGGGATCCCCCTTGCCTTTGCTTGACTTTCCCTCACCTCTCTTAGATAAACTCGAATAGCACCGGTGGCAAAAGGGTTGGACTCAGGTGACCCTCCATTTTCTTCATAAGCAGCTCGAAGCCTCCCAATAAGAGCATCAAGGCTGCCCCAAGCTTGCCTAAGGGGGCAAGTGCAAGGAGCAGGTGGTTCAGGCTGTCCGTAGAACATGCAACCTTGGAGGTGAACCTTGGTCTTCCCGAACTGATCCAGATATCGCAGGAAGTCTAAGACATGGTTGGAATTGCACTGTGAAAGAGGAACCGGAGGCCGCTGGTTCTTCAAGTACTGACCGAAAGTATTCCAGTCCCTTCTCTTCTGGGACTCATATCGGCTAGGTGTTGGGGGTTGGTGGTGA
Coding sequences within it:
- the LOC107914954 gene encoding protein LIGHT-DEPENDENT SHORT HYPOCOTYLS 10, yielding MFLLSLTLLPGPPISTCLPSLPTNIHIHLNDMSSERGKDIAEGSSLIADHHQPPTPSRYESQKRRDWNTFGQYLKNQRPPVPLSQCNSNHVLDFLRYLDQFGKTKVHLQGCMFYGQPEPPAPCTCPLRQAWGSLDALIGRLRAAYEENGGSPESNPFATGAIRVYLREVRESQAKARGIPYKKQKKKPKQDKPSDESSSTLFFS